In Synechococcus sp. CB0101, a genomic segment contains:
- a CDS encoding DUF3110 domain-containing protein, with protein sequence MSVHVLLFDAGSDNEGIHSLELNGTTVVLLFEDRDDAERYAGLLEAQDFPAPTVEAIERREMEEFCSSAGYEARFVPAGFLPQTAEDRLLIAPPEKNMDVTTWREQEDPTAEPAVAAAEEPISTGNAELEDFRRRLEGLL encoded by the coding sequence ATGTCGGTTCACGTCCTGCTGTTCGATGCCGGCAGCGACAACGAGGGCATTCATTCCCTTGAGCTCAATGGCACCACCGTGGTTCTGCTGTTTGAGGATCGCGACGACGCCGAGCGCTACGCCGGCCTTTTGGAAGCACAAGACTTCCCTGCCCCGACCGTTGAGGCGATCGAGCGGCGGGAGATGGAGGAGTTCTGCAGCAGTGCGGGTTACGAAGCGCGTTTTGTGCCGGCTGGATTCCTGCCGCAAACCGCTGAAGACCGGCTGCTGATCGCGCCGCCCGAGAAAAATATGGATGTGACCACCTGGCGCGAGCAGGAGGATCCCACTGCTGAACCAGCCGTTGCGGCCGCGGAGGAACCGATCAGCACCGGCAATGCCGAACTCGAAGACTTCCGCCGCCGGCTTGAGGGGCTGCTGTGA
- the murQ gene encoding N-acetylmuramic acid 6-phosphate etherase yields the protein MSGAFADVQRGHLLTEQANPLSSDLDALSTRDLVAVFVEEDRRPQEAVAAAAPALTTAIDAIAERLRTGGRLFYLGAGTSGRLGVLDAAECPPTFCSPPELVQGVLAGGAPALLRSSEGLEDLFDAGRDDLIAREFQAGDALVGIAAGGTTPYVHGGLSHARSIGALAIAMACVPAEQVPMPCDIDIRLLTGPEVLTGSTRLKAGTATKMALNILSTGVMVRLGKVYGNRMVDVAVTNSKLEDRALRILSDLAGVERVQGRQLLEQSQGSVKLALLMARQGISASAARELLERSDGQLRSALE from the coding sequence GTGAGCGGCGCCTTTGCCGATGTACAACGGGGCCATCTGCTGACAGAGCAGGCCAACCCGCTGAGCTCCGATCTCGATGCCCTGAGCACCCGTGATCTAGTGGCCGTGTTTGTGGAGGAGGATCGCCGGCCCCAGGAGGCCGTGGCGGCTGCAGCCCCGGCGCTTACCACCGCCATCGATGCGATCGCTGAACGTCTGCGCACGGGTGGACGTCTCTTCTATTTGGGTGCCGGCACCTCAGGTCGCCTGGGGGTGCTGGATGCAGCGGAGTGCCCGCCCACGTTCTGCAGTCCGCCGGAGTTGGTGCAGGGCGTTCTGGCTGGGGGCGCACCAGCCTTGCTGCGTAGTTCCGAAGGCCTGGAGGATCTGTTCGATGCAGGGCGTGACGACCTGATTGCTCGGGAGTTCCAGGCCGGCGATGCGCTCGTGGGGATTGCAGCGGGCGGCACAACGCCCTACGTGCATGGTGGCCTGAGCCATGCCCGGAGCATCGGTGCGCTGGCGATTGCCATGGCGTGCGTGCCGGCTGAGCAGGTGCCAATGCCCTGCGACATCGACATCCGCTTGCTCACGGGCCCCGAAGTGCTGACCGGCTCCACCCGCCTGAAGGCGGGCACCGCCACCAAGATGGCGCTCAACATCTTGAGCACCGGCGTGATGGTGCGCCTGGGCAAGGTCTACGGCAACCGCATGGTTGATGTGGCTGTGACCAACAGCAAACTCGAGGACAGGGCTCTGCGGATCCTCTCCGATCTGGCTGGAGTGGAGCGCGTCCAGGGCCGTCAGCTGCTGGAGCAGAGCCAGGGCTCGGTGAAGCTGGCGCTGTTGATGGCCCGTCAGGGCATCAGTGCTTCAGCAGCCCGTGAGCTGCTGGAGCGCAGCGACGGACAGCTCCGATCAGCCCTCGAATGA
- a CDS encoding S-methyl-5'-thioadenosine phosphorylase, translated as MAHSTGLNLAEARLGVLGGSGLYAMEGLENVQELTIDTPFGQPSDSLRLGTLGGMEVVFLARHGRHHTYLPTEVPYRANIWAMRSLGVRWILSPSAVGSLQEAVKPLDMVVPDQFIDRTHQRPISFFGNGAVAHVALADPFCPSLSRLLADVADSLMPQGRNLHRGGTYLCMEGPAFSTRAESNLYRSWGCSVIGMTNHTEARLAREAEIAYATLAMATDYDCWYADHDSVTVEMVIGNLRANAALATEIVRTTAERIGVQRPASPAHNALRDALMTPADQVPAATRRNLNLFTEPYWGSFEG; from the coding sequence ATGGCGCACTCCACCGGTTTGAACCTCGCTGAGGCCCGTCTTGGCGTGCTCGGCGGCAGCGGTCTCTACGCCATGGAAGGGCTGGAGAACGTGCAGGAACTCACGATCGACACGCCTTTTGGTCAGCCCTCCGACAGCCTGCGGCTGGGCACCCTCGGTGGCATGGAGGTGGTGTTCCTCGCCCGCCATGGCCGTCACCACACCTATCTCCCCACCGAAGTTCCCTATCGCGCCAACATCTGGGCGATGCGATCCCTGGGGGTGCGCTGGATCCTCTCCCCCTCGGCGGTGGGCTCCCTGCAGGAAGCCGTGAAACCGCTCGACATGGTGGTACCGGATCAATTCATTGACCGCACCCATCAGCGGCCCATCAGCTTTTTCGGTAACGGTGCCGTGGCCCACGTCGCCCTGGCGGATCCCTTCTGCCCCAGCCTGAGCCGCCTGTTGGCCGATGTGGCCGACAGCCTGATGCCGCAGGGGCGGAACTTGCATCGGGGCGGAACCTATCTCTGCATGGAGGGACCGGCCTTTTCCACCCGCGCCGAATCCAACCTCTATCGCAGTTGGGGTTGCTCGGTGATCGGCATGACCAATCACACCGAAGCCCGCCTCGCCCGTGAGGCCGAGATCGCCTACGCGACGCTCGCGATGGCCACCGACTACGACTGCTGGTACGCCGATCACGACAGCGTGACGGTGGAGATGGTGATCGGCAATCTGCGCGCCAACGCCGCTCTGGCCACCGAGATCGTGCGCACCACCGCTGAGCGCATCGGCGTGCAGCGGCCCGCCAGCCCAGCTCACAACGCCCTGCGCGATGCGCTGATGACCCCGGCTGATCAGGTGCCGGCCGCCACGCGCCGCAACCTCAATTTGTTCACTGAACCCTATTGGGGTTCATTCGAGGGCTGA
- a CDS encoding peptidylprolyl isomerase, with protein sequence MTKAVMVTDAGTIELELFEADAPNTVANFVKLAKDGFYDGLAFHRVIPGFMAQGGCPNSREGARGMAGTGGPGYQIDCEINSQKHQAGTLAMAHAGRNTGGSQFYICHEAQPHLDGVHTVFGHTGNMDVVMALKNGSRINSVTIQD encoded by the coding sequence GTGACCAAAGCCGTGATGGTGACCGACGCCGGCACGATCGAACTGGAGCTGTTCGAAGCCGATGCGCCCAACACCGTGGCCAACTTCGTGAAGCTGGCCAAGGACGGCTTCTATGACGGACTGGCCTTCCACCGTGTGATCCCTGGCTTCATGGCCCAGGGCGGTTGCCCCAACAGCCGTGAAGGTGCTCGCGGCATGGCCGGCACCGGCGGCCCTGGCTACCAGATCGATTGCGAGATCAACAGCCAGAAGCACCAGGCCGGCACGCTCGCCATGGCCCATGCCGGTCGCAACACCGGTGGCTCGCAGTTCTACATCTGCCATGAGGCACAGCCTCACCTCGATGGCGTGCACACCGTGTTCGGCCACACCGGCAACATGGATGTGGTGATGGCGCTCAAGAACGGCAGCCGCATCAACAGCGTCACCATCCAGGACTGA
- the ribBA gene encoding bifunctional 3,4-dihydroxy-2-butanone-4-phosphate synthase/GTP cyclohydrolase II has translation MVVVVDDENRENEGDLICAAQFATPEQINFMATEARGLICLAMEGERLDALDLPLMVDRNTDSNQTAFTVSVDAGPENGVSTGISAEDRARTIQVAIHPDTRPADLRRPGHIFPLRAKQGGVLKRAGHTEAAVDLARLSGLYPAGVICEIQNADGSMARLQQLVEYARLHGLRLINIADLIRYRLDTERFVRRQAEATLPSAFGQFRAIGFRNELDGSEHVAIVKGHPEQVEGPVLVRVHSECLTGDAFGSLRCDCRPQLEAALRMIEAAGEGVVVYLRQEGRGIGLINKLRAYSLQDGGLDTVEANERLGFPADLRNYGVGAQILSDLGVHRLRLITNNPRKIAGLGGYGLQVEDRVPLVMDPSQHNAAYLQTKQAKLGHLMDAPAVQGPAAVLAWTCSGELSTDIKAAQFQHLREWCQDHKLELELEEHSRVLALLNQPDLAVLVTNGDSGQLAQVLHTMATWPDTGSVSLLLGPDTQRTAHPSNTLEAQRRPLQELQAVQPQLRLDAGTLMRWG, from the coding sequence ATGGTGGTGGTGGTGGATGACGAAAATCGAGAAAACGAAGGGGATCTGATCTGCGCGGCGCAATTCGCCACGCCTGAGCAGATCAACTTCATGGCCACCGAGGCCCGCGGCTTGATCTGCCTCGCCATGGAGGGGGAGCGCCTCGATGCGCTCGATCTGCCCCTGATGGTGGATCGCAACACCGACAGCAATCAGACGGCCTTCACGGTGAGCGTGGATGCGGGACCTGAGAACGGCGTCAGCACAGGCATTTCGGCTGAAGACCGAGCCCGCACGATTCAGGTGGCCATCCACCCCGACACGCGTCCAGCCGACCTGCGGCGCCCCGGCCACATCTTTCCGCTGCGTGCCAAACAGGGCGGTGTGCTGAAGCGAGCGGGCCACACCGAAGCGGCCGTTGATCTAGCGCGGTTGTCGGGCCTCTATCCGGCTGGGGTGATCTGTGAGATCCAGAACGCCGACGGCTCCATGGCTCGCCTCCAGCAGCTGGTGGAGTACGCGCGGCTTCATGGATTGCGGCTGATCAACATTGCTGACCTGATCCGCTACCGGCTCGACACCGAGCGCTTCGTGCGCCGGCAGGCCGAGGCCACGTTGCCCAGCGCCTTTGGTCAATTCCGCGCGATCGGCTTCCGCAATGAGCTCGATGGCAGCGAACACGTGGCGATCGTGAAAGGCCATCCCGAGCAGGTTGAAGGCCCTGTGCTGGTACGGGTGCACAGCGAATGCCTAACCGGTGATGCTTTCGGCTCCCTGCGCTGTGATTGCCGCCCGCAGCTCGAGGCGGCGCTGCGGATGATCGAAGCGGCTGGTGAAGGGGTGGTGGTGTATCTGCGCCAGGAGGGTCGCGGCATCGGCCTGATCAACAAGCTGCGGGCCTATTCCCTCCAGGACGGCGGCCTCGACACCGTGGAAGCCAATGAACGTCTGGGCTTTCCCGCCGACCTCCGCAACTACGGCGTCGGGGCCCAGATCCTCAGCGATCTCGGCGTGCACCGCCTGCGCCTGATCACCAACAACCCGCGCAAAATCGCCGGTCTGGGTGGCTATGGGCTGCAGGTGGAAGATCGCGTGCCGCTGGTGATGGATCCAAGCCAGCACAATGCCGCCTACCTGCAGACCAAGCAGGCCAAACTCGGCCACCTGATGGACGCACCGGCTGTGCAGGGTCCCGCAGCCGTGTTGGCCTGGACCTGCAGCGGCGAGCTGAGCACCGATATCAAAGCCGCGCAGTTCCAGCACCTGCGCGAGTGGTGCCAAGACCACAAGCTCGAACTCGAGCTCGAAGAGCACTCGCGGGTCCTGGCTCTGCTCAATCAGCCGGATCTTGCCGTTCTGGTGACCAACGGCGATTCCGGCCAACTGGCCCAGGTACTGCACACCATGGCGACCTGGCCGGACACGGGCAGCGTCAGCCTGCTGCTAGGACCAGACACCCAGCGCACAGCACACCCCAGCAACACCCTGGAAGCGCAACGGCGGCCGCTACAGGAACTTCAGGCGGTCCAGCCGCAACTGCGGCTGGACGCTGGAACGTTGATGCGCTGGGGCTGA
- the argC gene encoding N-acetyl-gamma-glutamyl-phosphate reductase produces MASKRVAVIGASGYGGLQTLRLLQGHPELEVSFLGGERSSGKRWSELTPFLPLPGDPVVQSPDPDAIAAAADFAVLSLPNGLASTLVPPLLERGVKVVDLSADYRYSSLEQWNEVYASEARSFPRSDHDLCAEAVYGLVEWDAERIAATRLVAAPGCFPTASLLALMPLLKQGLIETSGIVIDAKTGTSGGGRAAKEHLLLAEASEGVAPYGVVGHRHTSEIEQLCSRASGHAIALQFTPHLIPMVRGLLATVYGRLRDPGLTADDLTTLLEAAYRHAPCVQVLPVSTYPSTKWVRQTNRALLSVQVDGRTGQVIVMSAIDNMVKGQAGQGVQCLNLMAGLPAETGLPLLPFYP; encoded by the coding sequence ATGGCCAGCAAGCGCGTTGCGGTGATCGGCGCCTCCGGTTATGGCGGGCTGCAGACCCTGCGCCTGCTTCAGGGGCATCCAGAGCTGGAGGTGAGCTTCCTCGGTGGCGAGCGCAGCAGCGGCAAACGCTGGAGTGAGCTCACCCCATTTCTGCCCCTGCCGGGCGATCCCGTGGTGCAGTCACCGGATCCGGATGCGATCGCTGCAGCCGCAGACTTTGCGGTGCTGAGCCTGCCCAATGGTTTGGCCTCCACCCTGGTGCCACCGCTGCTGGAGCGGGGCGTGAAGGTGGTGGACCTCTCCGCCGACTATCGCTACAGCTCCCTCGAGCAGTGGAACGAGGTGTACGCCTCGGAGGCGCGCTCCTTCCCCCGCAGCGATCACGATCTCTGCGCTGAGGCGGTGTACGGCCTTGTGGAGTGGGATGCAGAGCGGATCGCCGCAACCCGGCTGGTGGCGGCACCGGGTTGTTTCCCCACGGCCAGCTTGCTGGCGCTCATGCCATTGCTGAAGCAGGGCTTGATTGAAACGAGCGGCATCGTGATCGATGCCAAGACCGGCACCAGTGGCGGTGGCCGCGCCGCCAAGGAACACCTGCTGCTCGCGGAAGCTTCGGAGGGTGTTGCCCCCTATGGCGTGGTGGGCCATCGCCACACCAGTGAGATTGAACAGCTATGCAGCCGCGCCTCCGGCCATGCGATTGCCCTGCAGTTCACGCCCCACCTGATCCCGATGGTGCGCGGTCTGCTCGCCACGGTTTACGGCCGCCTTCGGGATCCCGGTTTGACGGCTGACGATCTCACCACCCTGCTCGAGGCGGCCTACCGCCACGCCCCCTGCGTGCAGGTGCTTCCCGTTAGCACCTACCCCTCCACCAAGTGGGTCCGGCAGACCAACCGTGCCCTGCTGTCCGTTCAAGTCGATGGCCGCACCGGGCAGGTGATCGTGATGAGCGCCATCGACAACATGGTGAAGGGCCAGGCCGGCCAGGGCGTTCAGTGTCTGAACTTGATGGCGGGCCTGCCGGCTGAAACCGGTCTGCCCCTCCTGCCCTTCTATCCCTGA
- the purN gene encoding phosphoribosylglycinamide formyltransferase, producing MASGSGSNFEALVQACRSGQLAASVCQLVVNNPGCGAEQRAARLGVPCTLHDHRLFPNREALDQALITSFQAAAVDLVVMAGWMRIVTQALIDAYPQRLVNIHPSLLPSFRGARAIEQALEAGVQLSGCTAHLVSLEVDTGPILVQAAVPVLKGDSAASLAARIHTQEHQILPLAVQLAAERLGLTALDQG from the coding sequence ATGGCCTCAGGGTCGGGCAGCAACTTTGAAGCGCTGGTGCAGGCTTGCCGGAGTGGGCAGCTGGCTGCATCGGTGTGCCAGTTGGTGGTGAACAATCCGGGTTGCGGCGCTGAACAGCGCGCCGCCCGCCTCGGTGTGCCCTGCACGCTCCATGACCACCGTCTCTTCCCCAACCGCGAGGCCCTGGACCAGGCCCTGATCACCAGCTTCCAGGCCGCTGCGGTGGATCTGGTGGTGATGGCCGGTTGGATGCGGATTGTCACCCAGGCGCTGATCGATGCCTACCCGCAACGCCTGGTGAACATCCATCCATCGCTGCTGCCGAGCTTCAGGGGCGCCCGGGCGATCGAACAGGCCCTCGAGGCTGGCGTGCAGCTCAGTGGCTGCACGGCCCATTTGGTGAGCCTTGAGGTGGACACCGGCCCGATTCTTGTTCAGGCGGCTGTGCCGGTGCTCAAAGGCGACTCAGCAGCCAGCCTGGCGGCCCGGATCCACACCCAGGAGCATCAGATCCTGCCGCTGGCGGTGCAGCTGGCAGCGGAGCGACTCGGCTTAACCGCGCTCGATCAGGGATAG
- a CDS encoding DUF1257 domain-containing protein yields MSHLSILPTVLRDEDVLIQALEDLDLTVIRGGHLRGFANQREAVALRVKLPEGIWLGWRLEASGQLALVGDLQQLGRSRSLQHLIGSITRRYAAHQALRNLATDLPDAKAVLHATAVPHATADLAHGLTR; encoded by the coding sequence ATGTCCCATCTCTCCATCCTGCCAACCGTCCTTCGTGATGAGGATGTGTTGATTCAGGCGCTTGAGGATCTGGATCTCACGGTGATCCGTGGTGGTCACCTACGCGGCTTCGCCAATCAACGGGAGGCTGTGGCTCTGCGCGTGAAGCTGCCTGAGGGCATTTGGCTGGGGTGGCGCCTTGAGGCTTCGGGCCAGTTGGCCCTTGTTGGTGATCTCCAGCAGCTCGGCCGCTCCCGCTCTCTTCAACACTTGATCGGTTCGATCACACGCCGCTACGCAGCCCATCAGGCCCTGCGCAACCTGGCCACCGATCTGCCCGATGCAAAGGCGGTGCTTCACGCAACGGCTGTGCCCCATGCAACGGCTGATCTCGCCCACGGTCTGACCCGCTGA
- a CDS encoding M61 family metallopeptidase: MVQVHLDLSEPQQHLVSVQMQLQPRLRRMRLALPGWTPGSYLIRDYVRLLEGLQVEQGGQRLPLQRLEPAAWLLDCDPEAGALTIRYRVLATELTVRTCHLDHEHGFLALAAVVLELEGERWSPHALSCTVPEGWEAFVPLPLDQGCWQARSFDQLLDSPLEAGPHRPLDFAVHGVPHRLVCWAGAPGEEAWLLQQHPELLEDLRRVCEACCRLMGVDRPASAGYLVILHLVDEGYGGLEHDDSTVLVYGRRNLEKPNGYRRFLQLVAHEYLHQWNVRRLRPTELTPIDYHRAPVVPSLWFAEGVTSYLDQFLPLSAGLTQPDELLIDLGEDLSRYRLTPGRFVQSLRESSQEAWVKLYKADAYSGDSQVSYYLKGAVIALCLDLHLRRCGGSLLQVLRQLWLSHGRWGRGYNEADLIAAFASQAPDLNTQLPRWLQELDDPDLDGYLSSVGLHLEAEMASAPWAGLTTRQEGGCLTAARVLRGGPAEQAGVMVGDELVALDQQRLRNAEDWSRSLQSGQSQTLLISRRSQIRSLSFSPLAPRVERYVLKQVLEPSAEQQDAQRRWLLQQPCGDHPAVA, translated from the coding sequence GTGGTTCAGGTCCATCTCGATCTGAGCGAACCCCAGCAGCATCTGGTGTCGGTGCAGATGCAACTGCAGCCCCGCCTGCGGCGGATGCGTCTTGCCTTGCCCGGCTGGACCCCGGGTTCGTATCTGATTCGCGATTACGTGCGCCTGCTCGAGGGGTTGCAGGTGGAGCAAGGCGGGCAGCGGTTACCCCTGCAGCGCTTGGAGCCAGCCGCCTGGTTGCTGGACTGTGATCCCGAGGCAGGAGCGCTCACCATCCGCTACCGCGTGCTCGCAACGGAACTCACCGTGCGCACGTGTCACCTTGATCACGAACACGGTTTCCTGGCCCTCGCTGCTGTGGTGCTCGAGCTGGAGGGAGAGCGCTGGAGCCCGCATGCGTTGTCGTGCACCGTGCCGGAGGGGTGGGAGGCCTTTGTTCCACTTCCCCTTGATCAGGGCTGTTGGCAGGCGCGCAGTTTCGATCAACTGCTCGATAGCCCGCTGGAAGCGGGGCCCCACCGCCCGCTCGACTTTGCGGTGCATGGGGTGCCCCATCGGCTGGTGTGTTGGGCTGGGGCTCCGGGGGAGGAGGCCTGGCTGCTGCAGCAGCACCCAGAGCTTCTCGAGGATCTACGCCGCGTTTGCGAAGCCTGTTGCCGGCTGATGGGGGTGGACCGGCCTGCCTCAGCCGGTTACCTCGTGATCCTCCACTTGGTGGATGAGGGTTATGGCGGTCTTGAGCATGACGACAGCACCGTGCTCGTCTATGGACGGCGCAATCTGGAGAAGCCCAACGGCTACCGCCGCTTCCTTCAATTGGTGGCCCATGAGTACCTGCACCAATGGAATGTGCGGCGCTTACGGCCCACCGAACTCACCCCGATCGACTACCACCGCGCTCCTGTGGTGCCCAGCCTCTGGTTTGCCGAGGGTGTGACCAGCTACCTGGATCAGTTCCTGCCGCTCAGTGCTGGTCTCACCCAGCCCGACGAGCTGCTCATCGATCTTGGTGAAGATCTCAGCCGCTATCGCCTCACCCCAGGCCGCTTTGTGCAAAGCCTGCGGGAGAGCAGCCAGGAAGCCTGGGTGAAGCTCTACAAAGCGGATGCCTATTCCGGTGATTCCCAAGTCAGCTATTACCTCAAGGGAGCGGTGATCGCCCTTTGCCTTGATCTGCACCTGCGCCGCTGCGGCGGGTCGTTGCTGCAGGTGTTGCGCCAGCTTTGGCTTAGCCACGGTCGCTGGGGGCGCGGCTACAACGAAGCGGATCTGATCGCGGCCTTCGCCAGTCAGGCCCCGGATCTGAACACACAGCTGCCGAGATGGCTGCAGGAGCTCGACGATCCGGATCTCGATGGCTACCTATCGAGTGTGGGGTTGCATCTGGAGGCAGAAATGGCCAGCGCGCCATGGGCCGGGCTGACAACACGTCAGGAGGGTGGCTGCCTCACGGCAGCACGGGTGCTGCGTGGTGGGCCAGCGGAGCAGGCCGGCGTGATGGTGGGCGATGAGCTGGTGGCCCTGGATCAGCAGCGCCTCAGGAATGCGGAGGATTGGTCACGCTCACTCCAAAGCGGTCAGAGCCAAACTCTGCTGATCTCCAGGCGCTCTCAGATCCGCAGCCTCAGCTTCAGCCCCCTGGCCCCTCGGGTGGAGCGTTACGTGCTGAAGCAGGTGCTCGAGCCCAGCGCAGAACAACAGGATGCGCAGCGCCGTTGGCTGCTTCAGCAACCCTGCGGCGACCACCCTGCGGTGGCCTAA
- a CDS encoding N-acetylmuramoyl-L-alanine amidase produces MVRPFPGIKPPRPMGWPAAVAAATAVLALAAAALHWVREPVVVSIPEAVQRVKAPSPPAQAAWVSPLARQCASPDRALRSRLLALQRDLPGSTRRISIDPSNYGERTGTDAYGNAVDTTPSLVVLHETVYGIGSAINTFTTHHPHDHDQVSYHVLIGEDGQVVQTLDPGKRAFGAGYSAFKGRWDVTNPSMAGSVNNFALHLSLETPLDGEDADASHSGYTSRQYDALAVVLADWMRRYRIPFDHITTHRHVDLGAERADPRSFDWSALQSRLAAIGALC; encoded by the coding sequence ATGGTGCGCCCCTTCCCCGGTATCAAGCCCCCGCGGCCCATGGGCTGGCCTGCAGCGGTGGCAGCAGCCACAGCCGTGCTCGCTCTAGCCGCCGCTGCCCTTCATTGGGTGCGGGAGCCTGTGGTGGTGTCCATCCCCGAGGCTGTGCAGCGTGTGAAGGCACCCTCGCCACCTGCTCAGGCAGCCTGGGTGAGCCCCTTGGCCCGCCAGTGCGCCAGCCCCGACCGGGCCTTACGCAGCCGTTTGCTGGCCTTGCAACGCGATCTGCCCGGCAGCACGCGCCGAATCAGCATCGATCCGAGCAATTACGGCGAGCGCACGGGCACCGACGCTTATGGCAACGCCGTAGACACCACGCCATCGCTGGTGGTGTTGCACGAAACCGTGTATGGGATCGGCTCAGCCATCAACACCTTCACGACCCACCACCCGCACGATCACGACCAGGTCAGCTACCACGTGCTGATCGGGGAAGACGGCCAGGTGGTGCAAACGCTCGACCCTGGCAAACGAGCTTTTGGTGCCGGCTACTCCGCATTCAAGGGCCGCTGGGATGTGACCAACCCATCGATGGCGGGATCGGTGAACAACTTCGCGTTGCACCTGAGCTTGGAAACTCCACTGGATGGCGAAGACGCAGACGCCAGCCATAGCGGCTACACCAGCCGTCAATACGACGCTCTGGCCGTTGTTTTGGCGGATTGGATGCGGCGCTACCGGATCCCGTTTGATCACATCACCACCCACCGCCATGTGGATCTGGGTGCCGAACGGGCCGATCCCCGCAGCTTTGATTGGTCGGCGTTGCAGAGCCGCCTGGCGGCGATTGGAGCCCTCTGCTGA
- a CDS encoding glucose-6-phosphate isomerase has translation MTPTASAPGVDANSQWQRFCSQLWHNPSLGFWLDVSRMGLDEAVLSSLRPRFKEAFQAMHALEGGAIANADEQRQVGHYWLRNPQLAPDPASGQHIQEEIDRIEAFGRDVLSCAIQPAAGDRFTDVLWIGIGGSGLGPLLMIRALQDPGAGLPFHFFDNVDPDGMRRTLASLGDRLKTTLVIVVSKSGGTPEPHIGMLQARRAVEAAGGTWIRQAVAVTMLGSRLDQEAEQGDWLARFDMFDWVGGRTSITSAVGLLPGALIGSDIRAFLAGAAEMDAVTRAATSLDSNPAALLAAAWFHAGGGRGQRDMVVLPYRDRLEVFSRYLQQLVMESLGKKLDRQGNVVHQGIAVYGNKGSTDQHAYVQQLRDGVDNYFVTFIEVLEDPGDIPPLEGENPGDFLDGFLQGTRSALTEEGRFNLSITMQKLDARSLGALIALFERAVGYYGELVNINAYHQPGVEAGKKAAAALLDLQARLEQAMADKREHTLAELQTLMGLPSPEPLYWILRHLCANRRHIDARGDWGQPESLVFTHD, from the coding sequence ATGACACCCACCGCTTCCGCTCCCGGCGTTGATGCCAACAGCCAGTGGCAGCGGTTCTGCAGTCAGCTCTGGCACAACCCCAGCCTCGGTTTCTGGCTGGACGTGAGCCGGATGGGCCTCGATGAAGCCGTGCTCAGCAGCCTGAGGCCCCGCTTCAAGGAGGCCTTCCAGGCCATGCACGCGCTCGAGGGTGGCGCCATCGCCAATGCCGATGAGCAACGTCAGGTTGGCCACTACTGGCTACGCAACCCGCAGCTCGCTCCTGATCCCGCCAGCGGCCAGCACATCCAAGAGGAGATCGATCGCATCGAGGCCTTCGGCCGCGATGTGCTGAGCTGCGCCATCCAACCGGCGGCTGGTGATCGCTTTACCGATGTTCTGTGGATCGGCATCGGCGGCTCGGGCCTGGGCCCTTTGCTGATGATCCGTGCGCTGCAGGATCCCGGTGCTGGTCTGCCGTTCCACTTCTTCGACAACGTCGATCCCGACGGCATGCGCCGCACCCTGGCTTCCCTGGGGGATCGGCTCAAGACCACGCTGGTGATCGTGGTGAGCAAATCCGGCGGAACGCCTGAGCCCCACATCGGCATGCTCCAGGCCCGCCGTGCTGTCGAAGCAGCCGGTGGCACCTGGATTCGCCAGGCCGTGGCTGTGACCATGCTCGGCAGCCGCCTGGATCAGGAGGCGGAGCAAGGCGATTGGCTGGCCCGCTTCGACATGTTCGATTGGGTGGGCGGTCGCACCAGCATCACCAGCGCTGTTGGCCTGCTGCCCGGAGCGTTGATCGGCTCCGACATCCGAGCCTTCCTGGCAGGAGCGGCCGAGATGGATGCTGTGACCCGTGCAGCCACCAGCCTCGACAGCAACCCCGCCGCCCTGCTCGCAGCTGCTTGGTTCCACGCCGGTGGTGGCCGTGGTCAGCGCGACATGGTGGTGCTTCCCTACCGCGACCGGCTGGAGGTGTTCAGCCGCTACCTGCAGCAGCTGGTGATGGAGAGCCTCGGCAAGAAGCTTGATCGTCAGGGGAATGTGGTGCACCAAGGCATTGCCGTCTACGGCAATAAGGGCTCAACGGACCAGCACGCCTATGTGCAGCAGCTGCGCGATGGCGTCGACAACTATTTCGTGACGTTCATTGAGGTGCTCGAGGATCCCGGCGACATTCCGCCGCTGGAGGGCGAAAACCCCGGTGATTTCCTCGATGGCTTCCTGCAGGGCACCCGTTCAGCCCTCACGGAGGAGGGGCGCTTCAACCTCAGCATCACGATGCAGAAGCTTGATGCCCGCAGCCTCGGTGCCTTGATTGCTCTCTTCGAGCGTGCCGTGGGCTACTACGGCGAGTTGGTGAACATCAACGCCTACCACCAGCCCGGCGTGGAAGCAGGCAAGAAAGCTGCAGCCGCTCTGCTGGATCTCCAGGCGCGTCTCGAGCAGGCCATGGCCGACAAGCGCGAGCACACCCTCGCTGAGTTGCAAACGCTGATGGGCCTGCCCTCACCCGAGCCTCTGTATTGGATCCTGCGCCACCTCTGTGCCAATCGCCGCCACATTGATGCGCGCGGCGACTGGGGTCAGCCTGAGTCGTTGGTGTTTACCCACGACTGA